From Coturnix japonica isolate 7356 chromosome 1, Coturnix japonica 2.1, whole genome shotgun sequence, the proteins below share one genomic window:
- the LOC107308051 gene encoding feather keratin 1-like, translating to MSCYDLCRPCGPTPLANSCNEPCVRQCQDSRVVIQPSPVVVTLPGPILSSFPQNTAVGSCTSAAVGSILSEEGVPISSGGFGLSGLGSRFSSRRCLPC from the coding sequence atGTCCTGCTACGATCTGTGCCGTCCCTGTGGCCCGACCCCCCTGGCCAACAGCTGCAACGAGCCCTGTGTGCGCCAGTGCCAGGACTCCCGCGTGGTGATCCAGCCCTCTCCCGTGGTGGTGACCCTGCCAggacccatcctcagctccttcccccagAACACCGCTGTGGGATcctgcacctctgctgctgttggcagcatccTGAGTGAGGAGGGAGTGCCCATCTCCTCTGGTGGCTTTGGCCTCTCTGGCCTGGGCAGCCGCTTCTCTAGCAGGAGATGCCTGCCCTGCTAA